The Candidatus Aminicenantes bacterium genome includes the window TCATTAAAACCATTTGTCTTGATTAATACTTCACTGCGAAAGATAGCGTTACAAGTCGCGATATGTTGAACATGGCCTTCTTTTGATACTTTGGTTACGGCATCGAGGCCCAAGTCTCCGCCTGCCGGATAACCCAGGCAGGCAAAACATTTTCCAAAATAGGAGGTGCCTGGGGGAGAATACGCATTACCGCCGACAACTGCAATGTCTTTTTTAATATTTCCGGCCAATATTTTCAGCCAGTTCCCGGGAACGATGCAGTCGGCATCCGTAAACGCAATGAATCCATACCTGGCATGGGATATTCCTACATTCCTTTGTATTCCAAATCCGGGTTGGTTGCATTTTATCAATCTTACTGTTTTGTAATTTTTTACAATATCGGGTGTGTTATCCGAAGAACAGTCAACAACCACTATTTCGTATGTGGCATAATCCAGTTGTACAAGGGAATCAAGGCAGTCCTTAATATTTTTTTCTTCATTGTGGGATATTACAATGATTGAAATCGCTTCCATGAATACAATATCCCCCGTATTTTATGCGAACCGATTCTCCTCAAAAAAGGAAATCTGTGTTTTGGTTCGCCACCAGTTACCGGTTTTGCCTGGAACGCCGTTACATTTTCAGATTCAATGTTTTTATTGCAGTAAAACCAAGCCCGGAAAAGTCGGTA containing:
- a CDS encoding glycosyltransferase → MEAISIIVISHNEEKNIKDCLDSLVQLDYATYEIVVVDCSSDNTPDIVKNYKTVRLIKCNQPGFGIQRNVGISHARYGFIAFTDADCIVPGNWLKILAGNIKKDIAVVGGNAYSPPGTSYFGKCFACLGYPAGGDLGLDAVTKVSKEGHVQHIATCNAIFRSEVLIKTNGFNEKLVWGGEDADICERITNAGWKIKYAGDSFVYHKAR